The Hymenobacter sp. GOD-10R genome includes a window with the following:
- a CDS encoding arsenosugar biosynthesis-associated peroxidase-like protein: MEKSTYYNPADLAKFGNITEWQPEMGRKFFDYYAEVFKDGALTEREKSLIALAVAHAVQCPYCIDAYTSDSLQKGADEAQMMEAVHVAAAIKGGAALVHGVQMMNKAKELTM; encoded by the coding sequence ATGGAAAAGTCAACCTACTATAACCCCGCCGACCTCGCCAAATTTGGCAATATCACCGAGTGGCAGCCAGAGATGGGGCGCAAGTTCTTCGACTACTACGCGGAAGTGTTCAAAGATGGTGCCCTCACGGAACGGGAGAAATCATTGATTGCGCTTGCCGTGGCGCACGCCGTGCAGTGTCCTTACTGCATTGATGCCTATACCTCTGATTCGTTGCAAAAAGGCGCCGACGAGGCCCAGATGATGGAAGCTGTGCACGTAGCGGCGGCTATCAAAGGCGGCGCGGCCTTAGTGCACGGCGTGCAGATGATGAATAAGGCCAAAGAATTGACGATGTGA
- a CDS encoding heme NO-binding domain-containing protein, with the protein MHGTIFLLLKRYVQTQYDHSTWIQLVANAGLSADDFNHRDVYPDAHLFALVGKAAEMTGIPAEKLQEKFGEYLVPDLMYMYHKLVDPDWRTLEMLEHTEAVMHTRVRQEHTGNKPPVLDVKRIAPDEVLINYVSPRRMGALAVGIVRGLAIYFDEEDRIVLEPLTSEDGERVQIRVQRI; encoded by the coding sequence GTGCACGGAACCATCTTCTTGCTCCTGAAGCGTTACGTCCAGACGCAGTACGACCATAGTACTTGGATTCAGCTAGTAGCCAACGCTGGGTTGAGCGCGGACGACTTTAACCACCGCGACGTGTACCCCGACGCGCACCTTTTCGCGTTAGTAGGCAAAGCAGCCGAAATGACCGGTATTCCAGCCGAGAAGCTTCAGGAGAAGTTTGGGGAATACTTGGTGCCCGACTTAATGTACATGTACCACAAGCTAGTAGACCCCGACTGGCGGACGCTGGAGATGCTGGAGCATACGGAGGCCGTGATGCACACGCGGGTACGCCAGGAGCACACCGGCAACAAACCTCCGGTCCTCGATGTGAAGCGCATTGCTCCAGATGAGGTCCTGATCAACTACGTGTCGCCGCGCCGTATGGGCGCGTTAGCCGTGGGCATTGTGCGGGGCCTCGCTATCTACTTCGACGAGGAAGACCGCATTGTGCTCGAACCCCTCACCAGTGAGGACGGTGAGCGGGTGCAGATTCGAGTGCAACGCATATAA
- the arsS gene encoding arsenosugar biosynthesis radical SAM (seleno)protein ArsS (Some members of this family are selenoproteins.) — MKSLHAQHHPLADTDYQLTVLNQAEATGAQFPAFASRLREAVLLPLRPTGISVMQINVGKMCNQTCRHCHVDAGPDRTEIMTRATMQLCLDALAQTDISVVDLTGGAPEMNPDFRWLVEQISALGRQTIVRCNLTIIVANPKYHDLPAFFAKHQVRVVSSLPHFSAGRTDAQRGTGVFERSIRALRMLNEVGYGVEGSGLTLDLVYNPAGAFLPGSQIGLERDFKQRLLREHGIVFNNLLTITNLPVSRFLDYLLESGNYTGYMEKLIAAYNPVAAANVMCRSTLSIGWDGQLYDCDFNQMLDLLVDARAPQHIRDFNLAALDQRSIVINQHCYGCTAGAGSSCGGTTA; from the coding sequence ATGAAGTCACTGCACGCTCAACATCACCCCTTAGCTGACACCGATTACCAGCTAACCGTTCTGAACCAGGCGGAAGCAACGGGCGCGCAGTTTCCGGCTTTCGCCTCACGCTTGCGTGAGGCGGTGCTTCTGCCGCTTCGCCCGACGGGTATCAGCGTTATGCAGATCAACGTGGGCAAGATGTGTAACCAGACTTGCCGCCACTGCCATGTCGATGCTGGTCCGGACCGCACCGAAATCATGACGCGCGCAACCATGCAGCTATGTCTGGACGCGTTGGCGCAAACGGATATTTCAGTGGTTGACTTAACCGGTGGTGCGCCGGAGATGAACCCGGATTTCCGCTGGCTGGTGGAGCAGATTTCGGCTCTAGGTCGGCAGACCATTGTGCGCTGCAATCTGACCATTATTGTTGCCAACCCAAAGTACCACGACTTGCCGGCCTTTTTCGCCAAGCATCAGGTGCGCGTTGTGTCGTCGCTGCCGCACTTTTCGGCGGGCCGCACCGATGCACAAAGAGGAACCGGCGTGTTCGAGCGCTCGATCAGAGCCTTGCGTATGCTGAACGAAGTGGGCTACGGCGTAGAAGGCAGCGGCTTAACGCTGGATTTGGTATACAATCCGGCAGGTGCCTTCCTGCCCGGCAGTCAAATTGGCTTGGAGCGCGACTTCAAGCAGCGCTTATTACGGGAGCATGGAATCGTGTTTAATAACCTGCTCACCATTACCAACTTGCCAGTCAGTCGCTTCCTCGACTATCTGCTGGAAAGCGGCAACTATACGGGCTACATGGAAAAGCTCATTGCTGCTTATAACCCCGTTGCAGCGGCTAATGTGATGTGCCGCAGTACGCTTTCTATTGGCTGGGATGGGCAACTATATGACTGCGACTTCAATCAGATGCTTGACTTGCTGGTTGATGCCCGCGCTCCGCAGCACATTCGCGACTTCAACCTAGCTGCTCTGGATCAGCGCTCCATTGTTATCAATCAGCATTGTTACGGCTGCACCGCTGGCGCGGGCTCTAGTTGCGGCGGCACAACAGCATAA